A single region of the Hoeflea prorocentri genome encodes:
- a CDS encoding DUF1330 domain-containing protein, with protein MTGNIYTIAFHDEVDGEAALPAYAELVAPAVLAAGARYLCRGEPVAINEARLKARATLLEWHSLEKALALYSDPQYLAALEKLRGMVERDIRIVPSFDAGALFSEKDQTSSIDVATSERSD; from the coding sequence TTGACCGGCAACATCTACACCATCGCGTTTCATGATGAGGTTGATGGTGAGGCAGCCTTGCCGGCTTATGCAGAGTTGGTAGCACCCGCAGTTCTGGCCGCTGGAGCCCGATATCTTTGTCGCGGTGAACCGGTCGCTATCAACGAAGCCAGATTGAAGGCGAGAGCAACCTTGCTCGAATGGCACTCATTGGAGAAAGCCTTAGCACTTTATTCAGATCCTCAGTACTTGGCGGCGCTTGAAAAGCTCCGAGGAATGGTCGAGCGCGACATTCGCATTGTCCCGTCGTTTGATGCAGGAGCTTTGTTTTCAGAAAAAGATCAGACCAGCAGCATCGATGTAGCCACGTCAGAAAGATCGGATTGA
- a CDS encoding aldo/keto reductase: MKFNTTANDHLTLSQIGLGTGPLGGLYAESPRSRAMQVLECAWENGIRYFDTAPFYGYGLAERRVGDFLQGKDGDSWVLSTKVGRLLKPDVGPPTDIADFVNGLKFGVEFDYSYDGIMRSIEDSYARLGLTKIDIAYVHDIGRFTHSPEMNDHHMAQLKDGGFRALDMLKDSGTIKAWGIGVNEVAVCLDVLERTELDCILLAGRYTLLDRSAEADLLPACRARDISIIVGGIFNSGILATDAVENGYFDYRPASSDIKARVSAMQAVAEKNGHQLARAALQFPLREPLVVSMLLGTDTAEKLQHNLDELAAPLPDSNWDQYSNHALMD, translated from the coding sequence GTGAAGTTTAATACAACGGCAAACGATCACTTGACGCTATCACAGATCGGCCTGGGTACCGGACCACTTGGCGGGCTATATGCTGAAAGCCCGCGTAGCCGGGCCATGCAGGTACTGGAATGCGCCTGGGAAAATGGGATTCGTTACTTCGATACGGCGCCATTTTATGGCTACGGATTGGCCGAGCGTCGGGTTGGGGACTTTCTTCAGGGGAAAGACGGTGACAGTTGGGTTCTGTCGACCAAAGTGGGTCGATTGCTTAAGCCAGACGTTGGCCCCCCAACCGATATCGCTGATTTTGTAAACGGTCTGAAGTTCGGCGTCGAATTCGACTATTCCTATGACGGCATCATGCGGTCCATCGAAGACAGCTATGCGCGTTTGGGATTAACCAAAATCGATATTGCTTATGTGCATGACATCGGCCGCTTCACTCATTCTCCAGAGATGAACGACCACCACATGGCACAGTTGAAAGACGGCGGTTTTCGGGCGCTGGATATGCTGAAAGACAGCGGTACCATCAAGGCCTGGGGAATTGGGGTCAATGAAGTTGCAGTTTGCCTTGATGTTTTGGAACGAACCGAATTGGACTGCATCCTGTTGGCCGGGCGCTACACATTGCTGGATCGCTCCGCCGAAGCAGATTTGCTACCGGCCTGCCGGGCACGCGATATTTCAATCATCGTCGGAGGGATATTCAACTCCGGCATCCTGGCAACGGACGCTGTCGAAAACGGGTATTTCGATTATCGCCCGGCGAGCTCTGACATCAAAGCCAGAGTGAGCGCCATGCAGGCGGTCGCGGAGAAAAATGGTCACCAGCTTGCGCGCGCGGCACTGCAGTTTCCTTTGCGGGAGCCGTTGGTTGTCAGCATGTTGCTCGGCACTGACACAGCAGAAAAGCTCCAGCACAATTTGGACGAATTGGCCGCTCCATTGCCAGACAGCAATTGGGACCAATACAGCAACCACGCACTGATGGATTAA
- a CDS encoding amidohydrolase family protein: MTTRDIIDAHHHLWSLEGNMYPWLQKPVQIGVGGNVDSIASDYLLSDYREDTKSYNLLASVHIEAHFDRRFPVDETAWLSQMAKESGGPAAIVGYAALEDPNVKEILERHLEHGDCFKGIRQILCNHENPEFCFVQRDDFMRDAQWRKGFGLLAELGLSFDLMVYPHQLPDAIDLAASFPETQIIINHGAMPHDRSKNGLAQWRADLVKLAGYENVSMKVSGLGQTDWNWTGQTIRPMIRDLIEIFGPKRAMFASNFPVDKAYSSFDVLFGAFEKAVEDLSKDEQDALFWGTANRVYRLNAAPA, encoded by the coding sequence ATGACAACACGTGATATAATAGACGCTCATCACCACCTCTGGTCCTTGGAAGGGAACATGTATCCGTGGCTGCAAAAACCCGTGCAAATAGGTGTTGGTGGTAACGTCGATAGTATAGCGTCAGACTATTTGTTGAGCGATTACCGCGAAGACACGAAAAGCTATAATCTTCTGGCCTCCGTGCACATTGAGGCACATTTTGATCGACGCTTTCCTGTGGACGAAACCGCTTGGCTTTCCCAGATGGCTAAAGAATCAGGAGGTCCGGCCGCAATCGTTGGATATGCCGCGTTGGAGGATCCGAATGTTAAGGAGATTCTGGAGCGGCATCTTGAACACGGCGATTGCTTCAAAGGCATCCGCCAAATCCTTTGCAATCACGAAAACCCGGAGTTTTGCTTTGTCCAGCGTGACGATTTCATGCGAGATGCGCAATGGCGCAAAGGCTTCGGGCTTCTCGCCGAGCTTGGGTTGTCTTTTGACCTGATGGTGTACCCGCACCAGCTTCCGGATGCCATCGATCTGGCTGCCTCCTTCCCCGAAACCCAGATTATCATAAATCATGGAGCCATGCCGCACGACCGAAGCAAGAACGGCCTGGCGCAATGGCGCGCGGATCTCGTAAAGCTTGCGGGATACGAAAACGTCTCGATGAAGGTGTCAGGTCTCGGGCAGACGGATTGGAATTGGACGGGGCAAACGATACGTCCAATGATCCGGGATCTGATCGAAATTTTCGGCCCGAAGCGAGCCATGTTTGCAAGCAACTTCCCGGTCGATAAAGCCTACAGTAGCTTTGACGTTTTGTTTGGAGCCTTTGAGAAGGCCGTTGAAGACCTGTCCAAAGACGAACAAGACGCGCTTTTCTGGGGCACTGCAAACCGGGTCTATCGGCTGAACGCCGCTCCAGCCTGA
- a CDS encoding 2,4'-dihydroxyacetophenone dioxygenase family protein — translation MPVEAQDDNPRMPYQHDNPSEVLADIVIPDGIPDDERVWVPQAENVDFRPLILNRSQGYWMNLLRVRKSGVLSRHRHPQAVHGWVLKGHWHYLEHDWVAREGGFVFEPPGETHTLVVPDSVDEMITLFQVQGVMYYVDPWGKGIGFEDVFTKIELCRKHYESVGLGADFVEQFIR, via the coding sequence ATGCCCGTAGAAGCTCAAGATGACAATCCACGTATGCCCTACCAGCACGATAATCCATCAGAGGTGCTGGCGGATATCGTCATTCCCGACGGTATTCCGGACGACGAACGCGTTTGGGTTCCTCAAGCAGAAAACGTGGATTTTCGCCCACTCATCCTCAACCGCAGTCAGGGCTATTGGATGAACTTGCTGCGCGTGCGTAAATCCGGAGTTCTGTCGCGCCATCGTCATCCACAGGCCGTGCACGGTTGGGTCCTGAAGGGCCATTGGCACTATCTTGAACATGATTGGGTTGCACGCGAAGGCGGTTTCGTTTTTGAACCACCAGGTGAGACGCATACGTTGGTTGTGCCAGACAGTGTCGATGAGATGATTACGCTGTTTCAGGTTCAGGGTGTGATGTACTACGTCGATCCCTGGGGAAAGGGCATTGGCTTTGAAGATGTCTTCACCAAGATCGAACTCTGCCGCAAGCATTACGAATCTGTCGGATTGGGCGCTGATTTCGTCGAGCAGTTCATCAGATAG
- a CDS encoding propanediol/glycerol family dehydratase large subunit, translating into MQRNEQSKRFAKLSQRDINKEVFVDELPELGLIVMNSPTDPSPSIKIQDGKIVEMDGRDTADFDAIDRFIAQYAIDVERAADAMELESVEIARMLVDIHVPQRRVMDIFAGLTPAMIAEVMGHLNVVEMMMAMQKMRQRKKPADQAHVTNWKENPTLLAADAAEAGLRGFAEEETTVRVARMAPFSALALLIGSQVGRPGVMTQISCEESLNLRLAMKGLATYAETLSVYGTIPSFLDGDDTPWSKGILASAYASRGIKSRFTSGSGSEALMGYGFGWSMLYLEIRCILMVKGAGSQGVQNGSISCIALPESLPNGVRGVLAENLVAAALGLEVAAGNDAMSSHSQMRKTAKLMLQMLPGTDFITSGHSVMPRKDNLFGGGNFDAEDMDDWLVIQRDMQVDGGLRPVREEDVLSIRRKGALAIQAVFHEMGFPEISDEEVEAAVTAFSSDDMPDRNSVEDLAAADAFLESDRTALDVVKALAKNGFDDVAESVLEMQRQRVLADYLHTAAVFDEKFNVLSAVNTPNDYEGPGTGYRVEGNRWEEICALPQALDPKSLVEAETGDERLLLEPVGPAVKGEGDEVVVAVGAAYGTVMNRTLADLSHADVLKAILDGIAAEGARARIVKVWHGADVANIGLSGAKLSGSGIGIGLQSKGTALIHKKGLPPLNNLELLSMAPNLTLESYRSLGRNAACYATGRSPHPVPMKIDNMARLRLIVHTMLLHHREVRQIDPDRGIEELEVTFQ; encoded by the coding sequence ATGCAGCGGAATGAACAATCCAAACGTTTTGCAAAGCTCAGCCAAAGAGACATCAACAAGGAAGTCTTTGTTGATGAATTGCCGGAATTGGGACTGATTGTCATGAACAGTCCGACGGATCCCAGTCCGTCGATCAAGATCCAGGATGGAAAGATCGTCGAGATGGACGGCCGGGATACGGCGGATTTCGATGCCATCGACCGCTTCATCGCCCAGTACGCCATCGACGTGGAACGGGCGGCAGACGCCATGGAACTGGAATCAGTGGAGATCGCTCGCATGCTGGTCGATATTCACGTCCCGCAGCGCCGGGTGATGGATATATTTGCCGGACTGACACCCGCGATGATCGCCGAGGTCATGGGCCATTTGAATGTCGTCGAGATGATGATGGCCATGCAGAAGATGCGCCAGCGCAAGAAACCCGCAGACCAGGCGCACGTTACCAATTGGAAGGAGAATCCGACCCTCCTGGCCGCCGATGCCGCCGAGGCCGGCTTGCGCGGATTTGCAGAAGAAGAAACCACGGTACGTGTGGCGCGCATGGCGCCGTTCAGCGCCCTGGCTTTGCTGATCGGATCACAGGTGGGTCGTCCCGGCGTCATGACGCAAATCTCCTGTGAGGAATCGCTGAATCTGAGGCTGGCGATGAAGGGTCTTGCGACCTATGCGGAAACACTTTCGGTGTACGGGACCATCCCCTCGTTTCTCGATGGCGATGACACGCCCTGGTCCAAGGGTATTCTGGCCTCAGCCTACGCTTCGCGCGGGATCAAGTCGCGCTTCACCTCCGGTTCCGGATCAGAGGCCTTGATGGGCTATGGGTTTGGATGGTCCATGCTGTATCTGGAAATCCGCTGTATCCTGATGGTCAAGGGGGCCGGGAGCCAAGGTGTGCAGAATGGCTCGATCTCGTGCATTGCCCTGCCTGAAAGCCTGCCAAATGGCGTGCGCGGCGTGCTGGCGGAAAATCTGGTGGCTGCCGCACTCGGACTTGAGGTCGCCGCCGGCAATGACGCGATGTCGTCACATAGCCAGATGCGCAAGACCGCCAAGCTCATGCTGCAAATGCTGCCCGGAACCGATTTCATCACGTCGGGCCATTCGGTCATGCCGCGCAAGGACAACTTGTTTGGTGGCGGCAATTTTGATGCCGAGGACATGGATGACTGGCTGGTAATCCAGCGGGACATGCAGGTCGATGGCGGCCTGAGGCCGGTGCGCGAGGAAGATGTGCTGTCAATAAGGCGCAAAGGCGCGCTGGCGATCCAAGCCGTGTTTCATGAGATGGGGTTCCCGGAAATCTCAGACGAAGAGGTGGAGGCCGCCGTTACCGCCTTTTCATCGGACGACATGCCGGATCGCAATTCGGTCGAGGATCTCGCGGCTGCTGATGCCTTTCTTGAGAGCGACAGGACCGCGTTGGATGTCGTGAAGGCACTCGCCAAGAACGGATTTGACGATGTGGCCGAAAGCGTTCTCGAGATGCAGCGCCAACGCGTCCTGGCGGATTACCTGCACACTGCGGCCGTGTTTGACGAAAAGTTCAACGTGCTCAGTGCGGTCAATACTCCAAACGACTATGAGGGTCCTGGAACGGGCTATCGCGTCGAGGGCAATAGATGGGAAGAGATTTGTGCGCTGCCGCAGGCACTCGATCCGAAATCGCTAGTCGAAGCCGAGACCGGTGACGAAAGGCTTTTGTTAGAGCCGGTGGGCCCGGCCGTTAAGGGCGAGGGTGACGAAGTGGTCGTCGCGGTTGGTGCGGCATATGGCACTGTAATGAACCGCACGCTGGCGGATTTGTCTCACGCCGATGTTCTCAAGGCAATCCTCGACGGCATTGCAGCCGAGGGGGCACGAGCCAGGATCGTCAAGGTCTGGCACGGCGCCGATGTCGCCAATATTGGTCTCTCCGGTGCAAAGCTGTCTGGGTCGGGGATCGGTATCGGTCTTCAATCCAAGGGTACAGCACTCATTCACAAGAAGGGCCTACCACCGCTGAACAATCTCGAACTGCTTTCCATGGCTCCCAACCTGACGTTGGAGAGCTATCGGTCGCTGGGCCGCAATGCGGCTTGCTACGCGACAGGGCGCTCACCTCACCCCGTACCAATGAAGATCGACAATATGGCACGTTTGCGGCTGATCGTTCATACAATGCTGCTACATCACCGCGAGGTGCGTCAAATAGATCCGGATCGTGGAATAGAAGAATTGGAGGTGACGTTCCAATGA
- a CDS encoding diol dehydratase small subunit gives MNDASKRNSYQFPLGKHHRSEITTKSGRPLEELGIEQVSSGQVDSDDVSVSAETLELQAAFARESGYAEVAANLTRAAEMTRIPNSEILEIYEALRPGRSTYYELLSVSQRVASMYSAQHTAAYIREAADAYRDTGMLKVDEK, from the coding sequence ATGAACGACGCATCGAAAAGGAATTCATATCAGTTTCCGCTAGGAAAGCACCACCGATCGGAGATTACCACGAAATCCGGTCGCCCGCTCGAGGAGCTCGGGATCGAACAAGTATCGTCCGGACAGGTGGATTCGGACGATGTTTCGGTAAGCGCGGAAACCTTGGAGCTGCAGGCTGCCTTCGCGCGCGAATCTGGTTACGCGGAAGTTGCCGCGAACCTAACTCGTGCCGCCGAAATGACGCGGATACCCAATTCGGAAATTCTTGAGATCTACGAAGCTCTGCGCCCGGGGCGGTCGACCTATTACGAACTCTTATCGGTCAGCCAACGGGTCGCCAGCATGTACTCCGCTCAACATACCGCCGCATACATCCGTGAGGCAGCTGACGCCTACCGAGATACCGGTATGTTGAAGGTGGACGAAAAGTGA
- a CDS encoding glycerol dehydrogenase yields MKTSVFPSRYVQGAGALARFSEEAGRFGNHALALMDANLPDSVLEGLGVTGDCKVSQKVVKPACTPAAIEATTEKIRQSGADIVAGFGGGKVIDLGRAAADVLRIPFVSVPTVAASDAPCSALAVIYDEEDRVLNDHFVWRNPDLVLVDSAVICAAPARFLSAGIGDALATFYECNACINSGAGNLCGGTGTQLAYAAARLCLETVIKYGEQAVEDCKNHSITDAFERVLEANILLSGIGFESGGVGAAHAFHNGISELPEVHHMLHGEKVAFGVLAELALNNYSDEEIVNVARFCKSVDLPVSLGALGINSVKAAIPTIATRAIRPGEIMHNEPMTVTQDLAEAALFRAQLLGSSLE; encoded by the coding sequence ATGAAAACTTCAGTCTTCCCTTCTCGCTATGTTCAAGGCGCCGGCGCACTGGCAAGATTTTCTGAAGAAGCGGGGAGGTTTGGCAATCATGCACTTGCGCTAATGGATGCCAACCTGCCTGACAGCGTGCTTGAGGGGCTGGGAGTGACGGGTGATTGCAAAGTGTCACAGAAAGTCGTTAAGCCAGCCTGCACGCCTGCCGCCATCGAAGCCACAACGGAAAAGATTCGCCAGTCGGGTGCAGATATTGTTGCCGGGTTTGGGGGGGGGAAAGTCATCGACCTCGGTCGTGCCGCAGCGGATGTGTTGCGGATACCATTTGTGTCCGTTCCAACTGTCGCGGCATCTGATGCGCCCTGTTCCGCGCTGGCGGTGATTTATGACGAAGAGGACAGGGTCCTCAATGACCATTTCGTCTGGCGCAACCCGGATCTGGTGCTTGTGGACAGCGCGGTGATATGTGCGGCGCCTGCCAGATTTCTCTCTGCTGGTATCGGGGACGCCCTTGCGACCTTTTACGAATGTAATGCCTGCATCAATTCCGGTGCGGGTAACTTGTGTGGTGGTACTGGCACGCAATTGGCCTATGCGGCCGCGCGACTATGTTTGGAGACCGTAATAAAATACGGTGAACAGGCTGTCGAGGACTGCAAAAACCACTCCATAACAGATGCATTTGAGCGGGTACTGGAAGCCAATATTCTCCTTTCCGGAATTGGATTCGAAAGTGGTGGTGTCGGCGCAGCGCATGCGTTCCACAACGGCATCTCTGAGTTGCCCGAAGTTCATCACATGCTGCATGGTGAGAAGGTCGCATTCGGCGTCTTGGCTGAATTGGCGTTGAATAACTATTCTGACGAAGAAATTGTCAATGTGGCTCGCTTTTGCAAATCGGTAGATTTGCCAGTCAGTCTGGGTGCACTGGGCATAAATTCGGTCAAAGCTGCAATTCCAACAATAGCCACCCGCGCAATCCGCCCGGGCGAGATCATGCATAATGAGCCGATGACCGTGACTCAGGACCTGGCCGAAGCAGCATTATTCCGCGCGCAGTTGCTTGGGTCTTCCCTGGAGTAG
- a CDS encoding sugar ABC transporter ATP-binding protein, which translates to MADLSFEVQAVSKSFPGVKALDAASIAMVPGKIHALLGENGAGKSTLIKIITGAYAPDDGALYIGGQSARFHSPRDAIIAGIGVVHQERNLIPRFSIAENIMLERLGDQWLKPIDFAAINAAARPWIETLGISADPSTPVKKLSVAQMQMVEIAKALSLQSNVLLLDEPTAALTSHETIAFFKVLGELRKRGVSVLFVSHKLEEVQEICDTVTVLRDGKNACENLSMNGLDRQDLVRMMIGRTELTTAYQPREIDRKANALELSDFSTSIGHRGVGLAVAPGEILGLYGLVGAGRSELAKAIVGLVPKIGGTLKRNGHPIAINSPAEAIHKHRIGYVSEDRKHEGLILDHSVLDNAGITVWRRSENRLGFLTRKSVRRITEPYLKKLQVKTPSLRQKVGKLSGGNQQKVGFAKWMAANCDVLIIDEPTVGIDIKSKADLHDLIRDLASSGTAIILITSDMPEMIQLADRIAVMTEFAISGELLNDGDYLSMSKQIIDLIHNDDTELVETDDT; encoded by the coding sequence ATGGCTGATCTCAGCTTTGAAGTCCAAGCGGTGAGCAAGTCCTTTCCGGGCGTTAAGGCGCTTGATGCGGCATCTATTGCGATGGTACCGGGCAAAATCCATGCGCTTTTGGGAGAGAACGGCGCAGGTAAATCCACGCTGATAAAGATCATCACTGGCGCCTATGCGCCGGATGACGGCGCGTTGTATATCGGCGGACAATCTGCGCGGTTTCACAGCCCTCGGGATGCGATAATTGCAGGCATTGGTGTCGTGCATCAGGAACGAAACCTGATCCCCCGATTTTCAATTGCAGAAAACATCATGCTGGAGCGTCTAGGGGATCAATGGTTGAAGCCCATAGATTTTGCCGCGATCAACGCCGCCGCACGCCCTTGGATTGAAACATTAGGTATCAGCGCAGACCCGTCGACGCCAGTCAAGAAACTGAGCGTAGCCCAGATGCAGATGGTTGAAATTGCGAAGGCTTTGTCGCTGCAGTCCAATGTTCTACTCTTGGATGAGCCTACCGCAGCACTGACATCGCATGAGACGATCGCCTTCTTCAAAGTCCTGGGAGAGCTGCGCAAAAGGGGCGTTAGTGTCCTTTTTGTGAGCCACAAGCTCGAAGAGGTGCAGGAGATTTGCGACACTGTAACAGTCCTGCGAGATGGTAAGAACGCATGTGAAAATCTGAGCATGAATGGGCTGGACCGGCAGGATCTTGTCCGCATGATGATCGGCCGTACCGAGCTCACCACAGCCTATCAGCCCCGTGAGATAGATAGGAAGGCAAATGCGCTGGAGCTTTCAGACTTCAGCACGTCAATTGGGCATCGCGGGGTTGGTCTGGCTGTTGCGCCAGGCGAAATATTGGGCCTGTACGGTTTGGTCGGAGCGGGTCGTTCGGAACTCGCCAAGGCGATCGTAGGCTTGGTCCCAAAGATAGGTGGCACCCTAAAGCGCAACGGCCATCCAATTGCGATCAATAGTCCTGCCGAGGCAATCCACAAACATCGGATTGGCTATGTCAGTGAAGACCGCAAACACGAAGGACTTATACTGGACCACTCTGTGTTGGATAACGCCGGTATCACCGTTTGGCGGCGTTCGGAAAATCGACTTGGTTTCCTTACGCGAAAGTCAGTGCGCCGCATAACGGAACCTTATCTCAAGAAACTTCAGGTCAAAACACCTTCACTGCGTCAGAAAGTCGGCAAGCTTTCCGGTGGTAACCAACAAAAGGTTGGGTTTGCCAAATGGATGGCCGCCAATTGCGATGTCTTGATAATTGATGAGCCTACGGTTGGCATCGACATCAAAAGCAAAGCTGATCTGCATGACTTGATCAGAGATCTGGCGTCCTCTGGCACGGCGATCATTCTGATCACAAGCGACATGCCGGAGATGATCCAACTCGCAGACCGGATCGCCGTCATGACGGAGTTCGCCATTTCCGGGGAACTTCTCAATGATGGAGACTACCTGTCAATGAGCAAGCAGATCATCGACCTTATTCACAATGATGATACGGAGTTGGTTGAAACTGACGATACTTGA
- a CDS encoding ABC transporter permease, whose amino-acid sequence MPSLLKHDWAGLALVCAVATCIISLKSPAFLSVLNGQVLLEAISINILIALSQMVIIAIGQMNLSVGAIGGLAAISFAGMMEVWGVPAPLAVALAIMIGILAGALNGFFIIWTGVSAFVVTLATLAIFKGLNLAITEAQPFYEIPAAVGAFGNTTFFGPLPWVFIPALTIIILVSFMLNKVPLGRKLLAVGANEHAAKLSGINVSGTVIVAHCISGFLAAAAGVALVARLQLGQPTIGDDWLLMSFAAPVIGGAVLAGGHVSTIATVFGVVIVALITQSLVLFKVDPYLVQVVLGALILAAVGFNRWKDIQTSKQDLVVKNG is encoded by the coding sequence ATGCCATCACTTCTGAAACATGATTGGGCTGGCCTGGCACTGGTTTGTGCTGTTGCCACCTGCATCATCAGTCTCAAAAGCCCGGCTTTCCTTTCCGTTCTCAACGGACAGGTGCTTTTGGAGGCGATCTCTATTAATATTCTGATCGCGTTGTCACAAATGGTGATTATCGCTATCGGGCAGATGAACCTCTCAGTTGGCGCTATTGGCGGTTTGGCTGCCATCAGTTTTGCTGGAATGATGGAAGTCTGGGGAGTTCCCGCACCTTTGGCCGTCGCTTTAGCGATAATGATCGGCATTTTGGCTGGAGCCTTGAACGGGTTTTTCATAATTTGGACCGGCGTGTCGGCATTTGTGGTGACGCTCGCAACACTGGCCATTTTCAAGGGCCTCAATCTGGCAATTACTGAAGCACAGCCATTTTATGAAATCCCTGCGGCTGTTGGCGCATTCGGAAATACGACGTTTTTCGGCCCATTGCCATGGGTTTTCATACCGGCCCTGACCATCATTATTCTTGTCAGTTTCATGTTGAACAAGGTGCCATTGGGCCGGAAGCTATTGGCGGTTGGCGCGAACGAACATGCCGCGAAGCTGTCGGGTATCAATGTTTCGGGCACGGTAATTGTTGCTCATTGTATCTCGGGGTTTCTTGCTGCGGCGGCGGGTGTTGCATTGGTTGCCAGACTACAATTGGGGCAACCGACAATTGGTGATGACTGGCTGCTTATGTCATTCGCCGCGCCGGTGATCGGGGGGGCAGTTCTAGCCGGTGGGCACGTCAGCACCATCGCAACCGTCTTTGGTGTAGTCATTGTCGCGCTGATAACGCAAAGCTTAGTGCTTTTCAAAGTTGACCCGTATCTCGTTCAGGTGGTTCTGGGTGCGCTTATTCTTGCCGCCGTCGGCTTCAACCGGTGGAAAGACATCCAGACAAGTAAACAAGACCTAGTGGTCAAAAATGGCTGA
- a CDS encoding ABC transporter permease, with protein MLFRVAGARDQKLGAADCRLQVDNKPDSCVTTDSEKFGEFDRGASGLLKRIALSNEFGLFALIVIAVLVFASLASGFLSNFNLYLLGRIIAVNAMIGFSMMVVLVTGGLNLAVGAIGVCVAMTCGWLIEDIGLPWYLAMLLAIGVGAGLGAINGFGVVWSGLHSFIVTLATMSIFFGGMIFLTRAESFREMPELFTEFSRLKFFGILSAMLIPTVIVAVLLGALYHFTRIGKEMLAAGAQAAAAEQSGLRVSRLFVMCHALSGAVAGCAGLMLLARNGAAIPAMAGNLGQDWLLIAFLGPVLGGTLLLGGQVSVLGAVLGAALVSILSNGLLLVQVGEFWVQACLGLMLLLAVVLDKFRRSFVQT; from the coding sequence GTGCTTTTTCGTGTTGCAGGTGCTCGAGATCAAAAACTGGGGGCGGCAGATTGCCGCCTCCAAGTTGACAACAAACCGGATAGCTGCGTGACGACCGATTCAGAAAAATTTGGGGAGTTTGATCGAGGGGCTTCCGGGTTACTCAAGCGGATCGCGCTGAGTAACGAGTTTGGACTCTTCGCATTGATTGTTATTGCCGTGCTTGTGTTCGCCAGTCTCGCAAGTGGTTTCCTCTCGAACTTCAACCTTTACCTGTTGGGGAGGATCATAGCGGTCAATGCGATGATAGGTTTTTCTATGATGGTCGTTCTCGTCACAGGTGGGCTCAATCTCGCGGTCGGCGCCATCGGGGTTTGTGTTGCTATGACATGCGGCTGGCTTATCGAGGACATCGGCCTGCCTTGGTATCTGGCGATGCTTCTTGCAATCGGTGTTGGAGCCGGTTTGGGAGCGATCAATGGCTTTGGGGTCGTTTGGTCAGGGCTTCACAGCTTCATCGTCACGCTTGCTACAATGAGTATCTTCTTTGGTGGGATGATCTTTCTGACTCGAGCCGAGTCTTTTCGAGAGATGCCAGAACTCTTCACGGAGTTCAGCCGCCTAAAGTTCTTCGGAATCCTGTCTGCGATGTTGATCCCAACGGTGATTGTCGCGGTGCTTTTGGGTGCTCTTTATCACTTTACCCGGATTGGTAAAGAAATGTTGGCAGCGGGTGCCCAAGCGGCGGCGGCTGAACAATCTGGACTGCGGGTCAGCAGACTGTTCGTCATGTGTCACGCCCTGTCCGGTGCGGTCGCGGGATGTGCAGGACTAATGCTCTTGGCGCGCAACGGCGCGGCCATTCCAGCTATGGCGGGTAATCTTGGACAAGACTGGTTGCTGATTGCGTTCCTTGGGCCGGTCCTTGGTGGGACGTTGCTCTTGGGGGGGCAGGTCTCAGTTTTGGGCGCGGTTCTTGGTGCAGCCTTGGTTTCCATCTTGTCGAACGGTCTGCTGTTGGTCCAGGTTGGTGAGTTTTGGGTGCAGGCCTGTTTGGGTCTCATGCTCTTGTTGGCGGTCGTTTTGGACAAGTTCCGCCGGTCATTCGTCCAAACCTAG